A single genomic interval of candidate division WOR-3 bacterium harbors:
- a CDS encoding CCA tRNA nucleotidyltransferase: MPNFRPGLPQTVIQISQLVWRQHGKAYLVGGPVRDLLLNHPCPDWDIAVDFGLKENRAAVERKMSELLGAVARLLKGKFVFHRPFLTGTVTLPDRTKIDICHTRRESYRKPATLPRVEPASIEDDLARRDFTINALALELTPDGEKLIDPFSGQEDLNRRLIRILHPLSFVDDPTRIFRALRFAIRLDYNIESGTLYLLRAAVRERYPALLTPERILYEVRCILAESAALKMLEALLKENVLQSCWTNWRLDRSPLPGLKKLSQRGATSQELFCYLLSFLPVNEKFPITSEERDTARFLRHLNPLRHRLLRAKKASTIYHILKPVPETVLLIMTKLERPAIQNKCNLFLHQLRFVKPEITAANLIALGIPPGPKIGELMKRLLTARLDKKVRNREEELRLLKRWTNKGR; encoded by the coding sequence GTGCCCAACTTCCGACCCGGTCTGCCCCAAACAGTAATCCAGATAAGCCAACTTGTCTGGCGCCAGCACGGCAAAGCCTACCTGGTTGGTGGGCCGGTTCGTGACCTGCTTCTCAACCATCCCTGCCCGGACTGGGATATTGCCGTTGACTTCGGATTAAAGGAAAACCGGGCTGCAGTCGAAAGAAAAATGTCCGAACTTCTGGGCGCCGTCGCCCGGCTTCTAAAAGGCAAATTTGTGTTTCATCGCCCTTTCCTCACCGGAACTGTAACCCTGCCGGACCGTACGAAAATCGATATCTGCCACACCCGGCGCGAATCGTACCGCAAACCAGCAACTTTGCCCCGGGTTGAACCGGCCTCAATTGAAGATGACCTTGCCCGTCGCGACTTCACAATCAACGCCCTCGCGCTCGAATTAACCCCTGACGGTGAGAAACTTATCGACCCTTTCTCGGGCCAGGAAGACTTAAACCGCCGGCTCATACGCATCCTCCATCCGCTAAGTTTTGTCGACGACCCGACCAGAATTTTTCGTGCCCTCAGATTTGCCATTCGCCTTGACTACAACATTGAATCCGGCACCCTTTACCTTCTCCGGGCAGCGGTAAGGGAACGCTATCCCGCACTTCTAACACCGGAACGAATCCTCTACGAGGTGCGTTGTATCCTCGCCGAATCTGCTGCCCTGAAGATGCTGGAAGCGCTCCTGAAAGAAAATGTCCTTCAATCTTGCTGGACTAACTGGCGGTTAGACCGCTCACCCCTTCCCGGATTAAAAAAACTCTCCCAGCGCGGCGCCACCTCACAGGAACTTTTCTGCTACCTCCTCAGTTTTCTGCCGGTAAACGAGAAATTCCCCATCACCAGCGAAGAACGTGATACCGCCCGGTTCCTGCGCCATCTCAATCCCTTACGGCATCGTCTGTTGCGCGCCAAAAAGGCAAGCACAATTTATCACATCCTTAAACCCGTACCGGAAACCGTGTTACTTATTATGACGAAACTTGAGCGCCCGGCAATTCAGAATAAATGCAACTTGTTCTTACATCAACTTCGGTTTGTCAAACCCGAAATTACGGCCGCTAACCTGATTGCTCTTGGTATCCCACCCGGTCCTAAAATAGGCGAATTGATGAAACGTTTGCTCACCGCCCGGCTGGACAAAAAGGTCCGGAACCGGGAAGAAGAACTCCGGCTGCTCAAACGCTGGACAAACAAAGGGCGCTGA
- a CDS encoding site-2 protease family protein, producing MDWGELILSAPAILFGLTIHEFSHGYAAFILGDPTAKQSGRLTLNPLKHLDPLGTILLFLPWTRFGWAKPVPINPNNFKNPLRDFAISALAGPISNFLVAIFAGIVARILTAVGVNGFAWKLSGYFVIINLILCFFNLIPIPPLDGSRLIYYLLPPELAARYGRLEQSNLLSLIVIFVFGLPLFRMVVFPMVMATARLLLGAGIGF from the coding sequence ATGGACTGGGGCGAACTTATTCTTTCGGCACCAGCGATTCTCTTCGGATTAACGATTCACGAATTCAGTCACGGCTATGCCGCATTTATCCTCGGTGACCCGACCGCCAAACAGTCAGGTCGACTCACACTCAACCCGCTAAAACATCTTGACCCCCTTGGCACAATTCTACTCTTCCTGCCCTGGACCCGCTTTGGCTGGGCAAAACCGGTTCCCATAAACCCTAACAACTTCAAGAATCCGCTCCGCGACTTCGCAATCTCTGCTCTTGCCGGACCAATATCCAACTTTCTGGTCGCCATCTTCGCCGGAATCGTTGCCCGGATTTTAACTGCGGTCGGCGTAAATGGGTTCGCATGGAAACTATCAGGTTACTTTGTAATCATCAACCTGATTCTGTGCTTTTTCAATCTGATTCCGATACCGCCGCTTGACGGTTCAAGATTAATTTATTATCTTTTACCACCCGAGCTTGCCGCCCGTTACGGCAGGCTGGAACAGTCTAATTTGTTAAGTTTGATTGTGATATTTGTGTTTGGGTTACCGCTTTTCCGTATGGTTGTTTTCCCGATGGTAATGGCGACTGCCCGGCTTCTTCTGGGCGCTGGCATCGGATTCTAA